In Deltaproteobacteria bacterium, the sequence CAATAATCTGAACAGGATATAAGCAAAAACATCCCAAATTTTTATTTGAAGACAAGTTAACTAAAAAGATTGGAAGGTGTGTAAAAAAATGCAAATGAATCTAAAGGATGTTGCAAATAAAAAATAATCCAGCTCCGACAATTGAACAGAATACTGTAGGTTGTGGAGGGAGGAATTAAATGTCAACAGTAGTAACCGCCGAATATAAGACATTTCTTAAAGAGATAAAAGAACGTATATATAAAGCCCAATATGACGCTCTCAAGGCTGTAAACAAAGAGCTTATAAATCTTTATTGGGATATAGGCAGGTCAATAGTTGCAAAGCAGGAAAAGCTTGGCTGGGGCAAGGCGATTGTTGAGACTCTGGCAAAAGACCTGCAAAAAGAGTTTCCGGGAATGCAAGGTTTTTCCGTCCAAAATCTATGGAATATGCGGCAGTTCTATTTAGCATACAAGGACAATCCAAAACTCCAGCCATTGGTTGGAGAAATTAGCTGGACTAAGAATGTCATTATAATGCAGCGCTGCAAAGACAACATCCGGCGTGAATTTTACCTCAAGGCAACAAAGAAGTTCGGCTGGACAAAAGATGTCCTGATAAATCAGCTTGAAGCAGTCGCATTTGAGCGGTTTATGGCGAATCAGACGAATTTTGATAAAACTGTTCCTGAAAAATACCGGCATCAGGCAAAGCTGGCAGTCAAAGATGAATATTCATTTGATTTCCTGGAGCTTGGGGAAGAACACTCAGAAAAGGAACTTGAGCGGGCTCTTTTAGAAAATGTAAGGAAGTTTCTTATAGAGATGGGCGGCTATTTTGCATTTGTGGGTAATCAATACCGGCTGGAGATAGACGGAGAGGAGTTTTTTATTGATTTGCTGTTGT encodes:
- a CDS encoding DUF1016 domain-containing protein; its protein translation is MSTVVTAEYKTFLKEIKERIYKAQYDALKAVNKELINLYWDIGRSIVAKQEKLGWGKAIVETLAKDLQKEFPGMQGFSVQNLWNMRQFYLAYKDNPKLQPLVGEISWTKNVIIMQRCKDNIRREFYLKATKKFGWTKDVLINQLEAVAFERFMANQTNFDKTVPEKYRHQAKLAVKDEYSFDFLELGEEHSEKELERALLENVRKFLIEMGGYFAFVGNQYRLEIDGEEFFIDLLLYHRQLHCLVAIELKIGAFKPEYAGKMQFYLSALNDRVKLPDENPSIGIILCKGKSRTIVEYALRDTKKPIGISTYKLTEKLPRELKKYLPSPEEMIERIKHLK